A window of the Miscanthus floridulus cultivar M001 chromosome 14, ASM1932011v1, whole genome shotgun sequence genome harbors these coding sequences:
- the LOC136505205 gene encoding uncharacterized protein isoform X4, whose product MDLAGMKRRELQALCKRHGLPAGGSNADLVARLEAALSGTASAEEEVAGVPARKGCLKQTDGDAAEAKKVTFAAEEGKARRLRSRVIWSPIAPKTRGKSAQARTDSAVAAAEDSISAEVAADVPVRRSRRNSVCAAEAEEAGEAVAVDRKRKRKNQENDESVAISAQVGVLSRVTRRSSLVGVGVVLPPVVEKKRGRGKAAGGSNKLVAKVQDSEPDVQNSAQVDVSARITRSRATAPVVISPTVVENKRRRKTGDARTNLELPTVSDVPRNDTPVTRSLRSRVVQVNNSMVDETHTARQLENKTQPSRPPTRRHQQVSSSVEDKNQEQTAAPNKAPILRRSGRNHSEDAEKQPEVKDPVKRSTRKSVVPATLEKEENDLIEEKNPEAHVRRSMMKSIVPVKDIKGIGEKIQNANSEDAVKQAATKGPVRGSRRKSVVSELHKKEKGLVAEKNTEAHEGRSMRKPVVPVKDIKAVVEEIKNAKGKDVEKQFVVKQSTMRSSRKSVLPDILENNSGLLAAEMNAEMNVRRSTRKSVLPNMLNEENQDQNKIARNEHFQSGKCQDDERQQKVKEPIRRSRRSVVAVPFEEQNNGLYEEKISKIPMRRSTGKSVALNEVEKVSMDDTEIVAREPERVGEEGLKLRKHKRSSLEISSSANDSRKMEDFDGQKFRKQQNAQIPNEKGNTGGTLQASNSTTLKGRSSKRIRTTASEEVRSVKEASDDIIIREATKDAHKATHENKESGSRVQEFGQVNATREEHSSGPLLVTVTPTEEISTAQSVRVVIPGSESGDNANESSDKSKQEHSDIQAVDSHLSETSGELDQSSCIAGLVLHNFDVSEDKSLMSKDGLSIDFTVGDREVQSPVSGEGRVGLEANASEPGQQNLANVMSTGLHAKSLQHDTDIIAEKTDKDVLPMAFPIEEHGEKYAVSPVAFEKSVDSEASACESAGKPLTGIFCNDLHTKHLQHDSDVLTKETGEASGAALPISESDTNPEIQCNAEESIRAADLGKCPSRVSKGSPYSTSLPLESADDDCILPVLNGDKGCSSDGRPSSFGLEFLFAEACEQSYSKNIENTVGDCEERSPISGEGRVGLEANASESGEKNIADIMSTGLYAKSLQHDTDIIGEETDKDVLPMAFPIEEHGEKYAVSPVAVEKSVGSEASACESAGKPLTGIFCNDLHTKHLQHDSDVLTKETGEASGAAPPISESDTNPENQCNAEESIRAADLGKCLSRVSNGNPYSTSLQLEGAADDCILPVLNADKGCSSDGRPSSFGLELLFVEACKESYSKNIENTVGDCEERSPISGEGRVGLEANASKSGEKNIADIMSTGLYAKSLQHDTDIIAEETGKVAEESIRAADLGKCPSRCSIGNPLSTSLHLEGAADDTSLPVVNADKGCSSDGRPSSFDLELMFAEECKESYSRNAENSAVEIDGGNKPSTPVIPGFYVQSDCLEDEDVQPTECDADKKLDDDEGVVEAEAQEKSNDQHVPAKTDLNMKLNDELAGPGTESSCSITEKNAGLVADNLDEQAIILVQHGDVQEGDLKKPSPCSTTPECKHKCGLPEETVLPPKNTGSLSSAEQSPFGLESLFSQENIDESMRFATAHTKNGLDDSKDCHVKSALENTLVSEPFSHHEGISKNDDRMHTSQKDYIMAGIDITFDGGNTAVEIDGGNKPSTPVTPGFYVRSDCLEDDVQPTECDADKKLDVDEGVAEEVLAQEKSNDQHIPAKTDLNMKLNDELASPGTESGCSITEKNGRLVADILNQQAIIQVQQGDWQEGDLEKPSLCSAKPECKHECDLPEETVLPSRNTGPLPSAGQSPFGLESLFSQESIDKSVGYGALASATAHTENGFDDSKGCHVKSALENTHVSEPFSHDDISKNDDCMGTSQQDIGMEGLPEANLDEERVLSVFSLDAKHIKEVINFEEVACEGEGSKKFVHSEELKASYEKTNVNGPDGNAHGITDAVLSSALHTPDSDNYEICLGSNTDVLHQGHNDQCSDDTEDIIEDASAKYIERGIVLLSGKGRSNLKDGELNTKLEGAKVVESGLYFNKDIGNILDSGSVAGEIAPSGSGLSKDSSEYRQEVLDGFSMQTSLDGSSMCGEKIGCRVDAIENEGALSEEATCTMKNYAGTCSSNPRELLMELQSLFSKGNTKESDPHDCLAFPSAENSGDESINVEQRVKVHHSSDLSHLDELIGCSNTEMLRQGHNHKDRSNVDRVEQVASEPCTNDIVEAAATAKCIESGQVLPPSEERSNLNDGQLNPKLESPNIIVSGLNCDKDVCNTSDNGSIVAIVGERTPSGSGLPEDYPKDHYPRQELLDGFSVESSLQGTIFGKTIVSGVAGIGNPSSSLATPDYKYEGALSEEAVCRMKNYTGTSSVDPRHLVMDLQSLFSEGSTEKSDLQDNLAFPGAESGRDERIICHVERLVDTHVSSEPDTYQGPCRDLSRHEEKESCVSVPMQVKESGGFLRSSHMKGSLTSVQIDLADDAHLIERDIVAAVEVLCEEKVERKSMPTSDSDILQEKSYSNGHGICQSRSQKHLIEANSRLFSCGTEVVHQDHKECNEPNEGKFSPKALVENMTEDAPIEGIGSSMMVPLISGMSEIPDEQLSTKMSDEIEELSFSCDKDTIENFCTGPAKRDLYPLPKDFHIDSCQKQEVPEVLSSPKSAEESMKFQCVSLSGSGPCQQHVNESTSTQVTCNIEPLHQDHEEYNQNNEDQTPPGIPSSSVPEAVEIEQSEMEIGLIPTAEASVLPVPDEQLNNKLDGNEDNHPNDLPAPRSEQSAYFQNNDLGSIGIDELRAKQQSFKVSSTVKGSYIATSAARPKPRDSMSQSAIALLRNIENTPAVKAGHPVKPNADGKDSSRRALQPISGRPREH is encoded by the exons ATGGATCTCGCGGGGATGAAGCGGCGGGAGCTCCAGGCGCTCTGCAAGCGGCACGGCCTCCCCGCCGGGGGCTCCAACGCCGACCTCGTCGCTCGTCTCGAAGCCGCGCTCTCG GGGACCGCTAGTGCGGAGGAAGAGGTGGCCGGAGTGCCGGCGAGGAAGGGGTGTCTGAAGCAAACAGACGGAGATGCTGCCGAGGCGAAGAAGGTTACTTTTGCGGCGGAGGAAGGGAAGGCAAGGAGACTGAGGTCTCGGGTCATCTGGTCGCCGATTGCTCCCAAGACAAGGGGAAAGTCTGCTCAAGCCCGTACTGactctgctgttgctgctgctgaagATAGTATTTCTGCAGAGGTGGCCGCAGATGTCCCGGTGAGGCGGTCCAGGAGGAATTCAGTGTGTGCTGCTGAGGCTGAGGAAGCAGGAGAGGCTGTTGCTGTTGATAGGAAGCGCAAGCGCAAGAACCAGGAGAATGATGAGAGTGTCGCTATCAGTGCTCAGGTTGGGGTTTTGTCTAGAGTGACGAGAAGGTCAAGTTTGGTGGGGGTTGGTGTTGTGTTGCCTCCTGTTGttgagaagaagagagggaggggaaaAGCAGCTGGTGGTAGTAATAAACTTGTTGCTAAGGTTCAAGACAGTGAGCCTGATGTGCAGAATTCGGCTCAGGTGGACGTATCAGCTAGGATTACAAGATCTCGCGCAACAGCACCTGTTGTAATCTCACCCACTGTCGTTGAGaacaagaggaggaggaagaccgGAGATGCACGAACAAATTTAGAGCTGCCTACAGTCTCAGATGTGCCTAGAAATGATACTCCTGTCACCAGGTCTTTGAGGAGCAGAGTTGTCCAGGTTAACAACAGTATGGTGGACGAAACTCACACTGCCAGGCAGCTGGAAAACAAGACGCAACCCAGTAGGCCACCTACTCGTAGGCATCAACAGGTTTCATCTTCTGTGGAGGACAAAAATCAAGAACAAACTGCTGCTCCCAATAAGGCTCCCATATTGAGGCGATCAGGGAGAAATCATTCTGAAGATGCTGAGAAGCAGCCAGAAGTTAAAGATCCGGTTAAGCGATCAACACGTAAATCTGTTGTCCCAGCTACACTTGAGAAAGAGGAGAATGATCTAATTGAAGAAAAGAACCCTGAAGCACATGTTAGGAGATCAATGATGAAATCAATTGTGCCGGTTAAAGATATCAAAGGTATTGGTGAAAAGATTCAAAATGCTAACAGTGAAGATGCGGTGAAGCAAGCAGCAACTAAAGGGCCTGTTAGGGGATCGAGACGTAAATCCGTTGTCTCAGAATTGCATAAGAAAGAGAAGGGTCTCGTTGCAGAAAAGAATACGGAAGCACATGAAGGGAGATCAATGCGGAAACCTGTAGTGCCAGTTAAAGATATTAAAGCTGTTGTTGAAGAAATTAAAAATGCTAAGGGCAAAGATGTGGAGAAGCAATTTGTTGTGAAGCAATCTACTATGCGCTCATCACGCAAATCTGTTCTGCCTGATATACTTGAGAACAATAGTGGACTTCTAGCAGCAGAAATGAATGCTGAGATGAATGTTAGGAGATCAACACGGAAGTCTGTTCTTCCTAATATGCTTAATGAGGAGAACCAAGATCAGAATAAAATTGCCAGAAATGAGCACTTTCAAAGTGGTAAATGTCAAGATGATGAGAGGCAACAGAAAGTAAAGGAACCTATTAGGCGATCAAGGCGGTCTGTGGTTGCAGTGCCGTTTGAGGAACAAAATAATGGTCTTTATgaggaaaaaatatcaaaaattcCTATGAGGAGATCAACAGGTAAATCTGTTGCTCTTAATGAAGTTGAAAAAGTGAGCATGGATGACACTGAAATAGTTGCACGGGAACCAGAAAGAGTTGGTGAAGAGGGCTTGAAATTGAGGAAGCACAAAAGGTCTTCGCTGGAAATATCCTCTTCAGCTAATGATTCCAGGAAGATGGAGGATTTTGATGGACAGAAATTCAGGAAGCAGCAGAATGCACAAATCCCAAATGAAAAAGGTAACACAGGGGGAACACTGCAGGCATCAAATTCCACAACTTTAAAGGGAAGGTCTTCAAAGAGGATACGGACAACTGCTTCAGAAGAAGTGAGGTCTGTCAAGGAGGCAAGTGATGACATAATTATCAGGGAAGCAACAAAGGATGCACACAAAGCTACTCATGAGAATAAGGAGTCTGGTAGCAGAGTTCAAGAATTTGGTCAGGTTAATGCCACAAGAGAAGAGCACTCTTCAGGACCATTGCTTGTAACAGTGACACCCACTGAAGAAATTTCCACAGCGCAGAGTGTACGTGTGGTGATACCTGGGTCAGAATCTGGTGACAATGCAAATGAAAGTTCAGATAAGAGTAAGCAGGAACATTCTGACATTCAGGCTGTTGATAGCCATTTATCTGAAACAAGTGGGGAATTAGACCAATCATCTTGCATCGCTGGACTAGTTCTACACAATTTTGATGTCTCAGAGGACAAATCATTGATGAGCAAAG ATGGTTTATCAATTGATTTCACTGTTGGAGATCGTGAAGTGCAAAGCCCTGTATCCGGAGAAGGGAGAGTTGGTTTGGAAGCAAATGCCAGCGAGCCTGGGCAACAGAACCTTGCTAACGTCATGTCCACTGGTCTCCACGCCAAAAGTCTGCAACATGATACTGACATAATAGCTGAAAAGACTGATAAAG ATGTTTTGCCTATGGCTTTCCCTATTGAAGAGCATGGAGAAAAATATGCAGTGAGCCCTGTAGCTTTTGAAAAGAGCGTCGATTCGGAAGCAAGTGCATGTGAATCTGCAGGAAAACCTCTAACTGGCATCTTTTGTAATGATCTCCACACCAAACATCTGCAACATGATTCTGATGTGCTAACTAAAGAGACTGGTGAAG CTTCTGGAGCTGCCCTACCAATATCAGAATCAGATACTAATCCAGAAATTCAATGTAATGCTGAAGAAAGCATTCGAGCTGCTGATCTTGGGAAATGTCCCAGCAGGGTCAGCAAAGGGAGCCCTTATTCGACAAGTCTGCCCTTGGAAAGTGCTGATGATGATTGTATTCTTCCAGTACTGAATGGTGATAAGGGATGTTCATCAGATGGAAGACCTTCGTCATTTGGTCTTGAGTTTCTGTTTGCAGAAGCGTGCGAACAAAGCTATTCCAAAAATATAGAAAATACTGTTGGAGATTGTGAAGAGCGAAGCCCTATATCCGGAGAAGGGAGAGTTGGTTTGGAAGCAAATGCAAGCGAGTCTGGGGAAAAGAACATTGCTGATATCATGTCCACTGGTCTCTACGCCAAAAGTCTGCAACATGATACTGACATAATAGGTGAAGAGACTGATAAAG ATGTTTTGCCTATGGCTTTCCCTATTGAAGAGCATGGAGAAAAATATGCTGTGAGCCCTGTAGCTGTTGAAAAGAGCGTCGGTTCGGAAGCAAGTGCATGTGAATCTGCAGGAAAACCTCTAACTGGCATCTTTTGTAACGATCTCCACACCAAACATCTGCAACATGATTCTGATGTGCTGACTAAAGAGACTGGTGAAG CTTCTGGAGCTGCCCCACCAATATCAGAATCAGACACTAATCCAGAAAATCAATGTAATGCTGAAGAAAGCATTCGAGCTGCTGATCTGGGGAAATGCCTCAGCAGGGTCAGCAATGGGAACCCTTATTCGACAAGTCTGCAATTGGAAGGTGCTGCTGATGATTGTATTCTTCCAGTACTGAATGCTGATAAGGGATGTTCATCAGATGGACGACCTTCGTCATTTGGTCTTGAGCTTCTGTTTGTAGAAGCGTGCAAAGAAAGCTATTCCAAAAATATAGAAAATACTGTTGGAGATTGTGAAGAGAGAAGCCCTATATCCGGAGAAGGGCGAGTTGGCTTGGAAGCAAATGCAAGCAAGTCTGGGGAAAAGAACATTGCTGATATCATGTCCACTGGTCTCTACGCCAAAAGTCTGCAACATGATACTGACATAATAGCTGAAGAGACTGGTAAAG TTGCTGAAGAAAGCATTCGAGCTGCTGATCTGGGGAAATGTCCCAGCAGGTGCAGCATAGGGAACCCTCTTTCGACAAGTCTGCACTTGGAAGGTGCTGCTGACGATACTAGTCTTCCAGTAGTGAATGCTGATAAGGGATGTTCATCAGATGGAAGACCTTCgtcatttgatcttgagttaatgtTTGCAGAGGAGTGCAAAGAAAGCTATTCCAGAAATGCAGAAAACAGTGCTGTAGAAATTGATGGTGGAAACAAACCTAGCACCCCTGTGATACCTGGTTTCTATGTGCAATCTGATTGTCTGGAAGATGAGGATGTGCAACCTACTGAATGTGATGCTGAcaagaaacttgatgatgatgaaggtgtCGTAGAAG CAGAAGCTCAAGAGAAAAGTAATGATCAGCATGTTCCTGCCAAGACTGACCTAAACATGAAGTTAAACGATGAACTTGCTGGTCCTGGTACGGAATCAAGTTGTAGCATTACTGAAAAGAACGCAGGGCTTGTTGCAGATAATCTTGATGAACAAGCTATAATTCTGGTCCAACATGGTGATGTGCAAGAAG GTGACCTCAAGAAACCTTCACCATGTTCAACAACACCAGAGTGTAAACATAAATGTGGTTTGCCTGAGGAAACAGTATTGCCCCCAAAGAACACGGGATCTCTATCAAGTGCAGAACAATCACCATTTGGCCTGGAGTCTTTGTTCTCACAGGAAAACATAGATGAATCTATGAGATTTGCGACAGCTCATACTAAAAATGGATTAGATGATTCAAAAGATTGCCATGTCAAGTCTGCACTCGAAAATACTCTTGTGTCAGAACCTTTTTCACACCATGAAGGTATTTCCAAAAATGATGATCGTATGCATACATCTCAGAAAGATTATATAATGGCAGGTATAGACATCACATTTGATGGTGGAAACACTGCTGTAGAAATTGATGGTGGAAACAAACCTAGCACCCCTGTAACACCTGGTTTCTATGTGCGATCTGATTGTCTGGAAGATGATGTGCAACCTACTGAATGTGATGCTGACAAGAAACTTGATGTTGATGAGGGTGTCGCAGAAG AAGTTTTAGCTCAGGAGAAAAGTAATGATCAGCATATTCCTGCCAAGACTGACCTAAACATGAAGTTAAACGATGAACTTGCTAGTCCTGGTACAGAATCAGGTTGTAGCATTACTGAAAAGAACGGAAGGCTTGTTGCAGATATTCTTAATCAACAGGCTATAATTCAGGTGCAACAGGGCGATTGGCAAGAAG GTGACCTCGAGAAACCTTCACTATGTTCAGCAAAACCAGAGTGTAAGCATGAGTGTGATTTGCCTGAGGAAACAGTATTGCCCTCAAGGAACACGGGACCTCTACCAAGTGCAGGACAATCACCATTTGGCCTGGAGTCTTTGTTCTCACAGGAAAGCATAGATAAATCTGTGGGGTATGGTGCACTTGCTTCTGCAACAGCTCATACTGAAAATGGATTTGATGATTCAAAAGGTTGCCATGTGAAATCTGCACTCGAAAATACTCATGTGTCAGAACCTTTTTCACACGATGATATTTCCAAAAATGATGATTGTATGGGAACATCCCAGCAAGATATTGGAATGGAAG GATTACCAGAGGCTAACCTTGATGAAGAACGGGTCCTGTCAGTCTTTTCATTGGATGCAAAGCACATAAAGGA GGTCATTAATTTCGAGGAAGTGGCTTGTGAGGGTGAAGGAAGTAAGAAGTTTGTCCATTCTGAAGAGCTTAAAGCTTCATATGAGAAAACAAATGTCAATGGGCCAG ATGGCAATGCACATGGTATTACTGATGCTGTACTGAGCAGTGCACTGCACACTCCTGACAGTGACAACTATGAGATATGTTTGGGTTCCAATACTGACGTGCTGCATCAGGGTCATAATGATCAATGCAGTGATGACACAGAAGATATTATTGAGGATGCCTCTGCCAAGTACATAGAAAGGGGAATTGTACTACTCTCAGGTAAAGGAAGATCAAATTTAAAAGATGGGGAACTTAACACCAAGTTGGAGGGAGCAAAAGTTGTGGAATCTGGTCTTTACTTCAATAAGGATATTGGTAACATTTTAGATAGTGGATCTGTTGCTGGTGAAATAGCTCCATCTGGTTCTGGTTTATCAAAAGATTCGTCCGAGTATAGACAGGAGGTTTTAGATGGCTTCTCAATGCAAACATCTCTTGATGGGTCCTCTATGTGtggggagaaaattggttgtagAGTAG ATGCAATTGAGAATGAAGGTGCTTTGTCTGAGGAAGCTACGTGCACAATGAAGAATTATGCTGGAACATGCTCATCAAATCCCAGAGAATTACTCATGGAGCTGCAGTCCCTGTTCTCGAAGGGAAACACGAAAGAATCTGATCCTCATGACTGCCTTGCATTCCCAAGTGCTGAAAATTCTGGAGATGAATCAATCAATGTTGAACAACGGGTTAAAGTACACCATAGCTCTGATCTGTCTCACTTGGATGAACTGATTGGGTGTTCCAATACTGAAATGCTGCGTCAGGGTCACAATCATAAAGATCGATCCAATGTGGATAGGGTAGAGCAAGTTGCTTCTGAGCCCTGCACAAATGATATTGTTGAGGCTGCTGCTACTGCCAAGTGCATAGAAAGCGGGCAGGTGCTGCCCCCATCTGAAGAGAGGTCTAATTTGAATGATGGGCAGCTTAACCCCAAGCTGGAAAGCCCAAACATTATAGTATCTGGCCTTAACTGTGATAAAGATGTTTGTAATACTTCAGACAATGGATCTATTGTGGCCATTGTTGGTGAAAGAACTCCATCTGGTTCTGGTTTACCAGAAGATTATCCTAAGGATCATTACCCACGACAAGAGCTTTTAGATGGCTTCTCAGTGGAATCATCTCTTCAAGGCACTATATTTGGGAAGACAATTGTTTCTGGTGTAGCAG GAATTGGGAATCCTTCATCAAGTTTAGCAACTCCTGATTATAAATATGAAGGTGCTTTGTCTGAGGAAGCAGTGTGCAGAATGAAGAATTATACTGGAACTAGCTCGGTAGATCCCAGACACTTAGTCATGGACCTGCAGTCTCTTTTCTCGGAGGGAAGTACTGAAAAGTCTGATCTGCAAGATAATCTTGCATTTCCAGGTGCTGAGAGCGGAAGGGATGAACGTATTATTTGCCATGTCGAGAGACTAGTTGACACACATGTTTCTTCTGAACCTGATACATACCAAGGTCCTTGTCGAGATCTCAGCAGACATGAAGAAAAAGAGAGTTGCGTGTCTGTTCCCATGCAAGTCAAAGAAAGTGGAG GGTTCTTGAGGTCTAGCCACATGAAAGGTTCACTTACATCAGTCCAGATTGATTTGGCTGATGATGCCCATCTTATTGAAAG GGATATTGTTGCCGCCGTGGAAGTGCTTTGTGAGGAGAAAGTGGAAAGAAAGTCTATGCCTACTTCAGATAGTGATATCCTCCAAGAAAAATCATACTCCAATGGAcatg GAATTTGTCAATCTCGCAGCCAGAAGCATTTAATTGAAGCAAACTCCAGGCTATTTAGTTGTGGTACCGAAGTGGTCCATCAAGATCATAAAGAGTGCAACGAACCTAATGAAGGCAAATTCAGTCCAAAAGCCCTTGTTGAAAACATGACTGAAGATGCACCAATTGAAGGAATAGGAAGTTCAATGATGGTGCCCTTGATTTCTGGAATGTCAGAAATACCTGATGAGCAGCTTAGCACTAAGATGAGTGATGAAATTGAGGAACTCAGCTTTAGCTGTGATAAAGACACAATTGAAAATTTCTGTACTGGGCCAGCAAAAAGGGATCTGTACCCATTGCCCAAAGACTTCCATATAGACTCTTGCCAGAAACAGGAGGTCCCAGAAGTCCTTTCTTCACCTAAATCTGCTGAAGAATCCATGAAATTTCAGTGTGTGAGTCTTTCAGGATCAG GGCCTTGCCAGCAGCATGTGAATGAAAGCACCAGTACGCAAGTGACTTGTAATATTGAACCGCTCCATCAGGATCATGAGGAATACAATCAAAATAATGAAGACCAAACCCCTCCTGGTATCCCGTCTAGCAGTGTGCCTGAAGCTGTAGAGATTGAACAGTCAGAAATGGAAATAGGTCTGATCCCTACTGCAGAAGCATCAGTGTTGCCAGTTCCAGATGAGCAGCTTAACAATAAGCTGGATGGCAATGAAGATAATCACCCAAATGATCTTCCTGCTCCAAGATCTGAACAATCTGCATATTTTCAGAACAATGACTTGGGTTCAATAG GTATAGATGAACTCCGTGCTAAGCAGCAGAGTTTCAAAGTTTCCAGCACCGTAAAAGGAAGCTACATCGCTACGAGCGCCGCTCGTCCGAAGCCTAGGGACAGCATGAGTCAATCAGCAATCGCGCTGCTCAGGAACATAGAGAACACACCTGCTGTTAAAGCTGGCCATCCTGTCAAGCCGAATGCTGATGGTAAGGACTCATCAAGGCGAGCGCTGCAGCCCATCAGCGGAAGACCAAGGGAGCACTGA